One Flagellimonas sp. CMM7 genomic region harbors:
- a CDS encoding BatD family protein, which translates to MMGTYSYAQENEVSFEIKLSKEKLGINERLRVEFTMNKDGDNFSPPPFEGFKVVMGPSQSISSSWINGKRSFSKSYSYILVPTARGRFTIKQATIEISGETYKTLPKTVEVTAAVDKPSDEKTVDDVADESLHLVAEVSKGNPYLNEAVTVVYKLYVSPSISVTNYRPLDNPKYNNFWSQDIPVTKHTAQNGTYQGKPYRFVILKRVVLYPQKFGSLEIEPLSLEIFVDVPTNRRDFFGGRIYTQTSKTVSAGRRTLNVKPLPEAGKPVNFGGAVGDFKFSVTASKKQLNASESLQAKVEVSGKGNLKLFQLPEPELPSALEVYEPEFDENVRTNSSGMEGKVADNYTIVPSFRGKYPIPSISFSYFNPKTSKYVTLNSEEINIEVMEGPVGSSSDNSVTSSTNKQFVVATGKQFHFIKLSPNLTKIGTNYFFGSNSFYLMLFAPLLLIPIAVFSFKKREAIASDVAGNKIKRANRLAKKYLSTAKKELGNKEAFYVALEKGLHNYLKAKLKIETSEFSKEKITSILIEKKVTTENIDGFIALLKNCEMARYSPFSDVQMQNDYDKASEVISKLDKQL; encoded by the coding sequence ATGATGGGTACTTACTCTTATGCCCAAGAGAATGAGGTCTCTTTTGAGATAAAGCTCAGCAAAGAAAAGTTGGGCATCAATGAACGTCTTAGGGTGGAGTTTACCATGAACAAGGATGGGGATAACTTTAGTCCACCTCCTTTTGAAGGGTTTAAAGTAGTTATGGGACCCTCACAATCCATTAGTTCTTCATGGATCAATGGAAAGCGAAGTTTTTCAAAATCCTATTCTTATATTTTGGTTCCTACGGCAAGGGGTAGGTTTACCATAAAACAGGCTACAATAGAAATAAGCGGAGAAACTTATAAGACCTTACCCAAAACAGTTGAGGTGACTGCCGCTGTGGATAAGCCAAGTGACGAAAAAACAGTGGACGATGTCGCAGATGAGAGTCTTCATTTGGTTGCAGAAGTTTCCAAAGGAAACCCATATCTAAATGAGGCAGTTACAGTAGTGTACAAACTCTATGTAAGTCCATCCATAAGTGTTACAAATTATCGCCCTTTGGATAATCCCAAATACAACAATTTTTGGAGCCAAGACATTCCTGTAACCAAACATACCGCACAAAATGGGACTTATCAGGGCAAGCCATATCGTTTTGTTATTTTAAAAAGAGTGGTATTATATCCTCAAAAATTTGGGAGTTTGGAAATTGAACCTCTTTCTCTTGAAATTTTTGTAGATGTTCCAACAAATAGAAGAGATTTTTTTGGAGGACGTATTTACACCCAAACCAGTAAAACAGTTTCTGCTGGTAGACGCACCTTAAACGTAAAACCCTTGCCCGAAGCGGGGAAGCCAGTAAATTTTGGTGGTGCGGTTGGTGATTTCAAATTTTCGGTAACAGCCAGTAAAAAACAATTGAATGCTTCCGAATCACTTCAAGCAAAAGTAGAGGTATCTGGAAAAGGGAATTTGAAACTTTTCCAGCTTCCTGAACCAGAGTTACCCAGTGCCCTGGAAGTCTATGAGCCTGAGTTTGATGAAAATGTGCGTACAAATAGCTCCGGAATGGAGGGTAAGGTTGCTGACAACTATACCATAGTTCCTTCGTTCAGGGGGAAGTACCCTATCCCCAGTATTTCATTTAGTTATTTCAATCCAAAAACATCAAAGTATGTTACTTTAAATTCAGAAGAAATAAATATTGAGGTTATGGAAGGGCCCGTAGGTTCGTCCTCGGACAACAGTGTTACTTCATCTACCAATAAACAATTTGTAGTTGCCACCGGAAAACAATTTCATTTTATAAAATTGAGTCCAAATTTGACTAAAATAGGAACAAACTATTTCTTTGGTTCAAACAGTTTTTACCTCATGCTTTTTGCTCCATTATTGTTAATCCCTATTGCCGTATTTTCTTTTAAGAAAAGAGAGGCTATTGCTAGTGATGTGGCGGGAAATAAAATAAAGCGCGCTAATAGGTTGGCAAAAAAATATCTTTCTACTGCCAAAAAAGAACTTGGAAACAAAGAAGCATTTTATGTAGCTCTGGAGAAAGGCCTGCATAATTATTTAAAAGCTAAATTGAAGATTGAGACTTCAGAATTCAGTAAAGAAAAAATCACGTCCATCCTTATTGAAAAGAAAGTAACCACTGAGAATATTGATGGATTTATTGCACTTCTCAAAAATTGTGAAATGGCTCGTTATAGTCCTTTTTCAGATGTACAAATGCAAAACGACTATGACAAAGCAAGTGAAGTAATCTCTAAATTGGATAAGCAATTATGA
- a CDS encoding tetratricopeptide repeat protein: MHKIGLMFALLLFVGFTTQAQDETEVAKEAEKALKTSTNLTWEANKQLTENDFTTAESDYRRAISKSGENAVAPFNLGTAYYNRESYGEAFGRFKQAGETASEKPDKHKSFHNMGNVFMKNKEYQKAVEAYKEALRNNPSDEETRYNLALAKEMLKKQQDEQKNDQNDDNKDKQDQEDEKDKNKDQNDEGDNKKDNEGEQNEDENKDKGDEGDNGEDKPEENKEGDGDKKKEQEKKPNEGDQPEEQKQQPRPNQLSKQQIQNLLEAMQNEEKKVQEKMEAKKVKGKKIKNEKDW, from the coding sequence ATGCATAAGATAGGGTTGATGTTTGCCCTGCTACTTTTTGTTGGATTCACCACACAAGCGCAGGATGAAACGGAAGTGGCAAAAGAGGCCGAAAAGGCTCTTAAAACATCTACGAACCTTACGTGGGAGGCAAATAAACAATTAACCGAAAACGATTTTACCACAGCGGAATCTGATTATAGAAGAGCTATTTCCAAAAGTGGTGAAAACGCCGTGGCCCCATTTAATCTTGGCACGGCTTATTATAATAGGGAAAGCTACGGAGAAGCTTTTGGTCGATTTAAACAAGCCGGTGAAACCGCTTCTGAAAAGCCAGATAAACACAAGTCTTTTCATAACATGGGCAATGTTTTCATGAAAAATAAAGAATACCAAAAAGCGGTTGAGGCCTATAAAGAAGCATTAAGAAATAATCCTTCGGACGAAGAGACCCGTTACAATTTGGCATTGGCTAAAGAAATGCTAAAAAAGCAACAGGACGAACAGAAAAACGACCAAAACGACGATAACAAGGATAAGCAAGACCAAGAGGACGAAAAGGATAAGAATAAGGACCAGAACGACGAAGGAGATAACAAAAAAGATAATGAAGGAGAGCAGAATGAAGATGAAAACAAGGATAAAGGCGATGAGGGTGATAATGGAGAAGACAAGCCCGAAGAGAACAAAGAAGGGGACGGAGATAAAAAGAAAGAACAGGAAAAAAAGCCTAATGAAGGGGATCAGCCCGAAGAACAAAAACAGCAACCAAGACCAAATCAACTTTCTAAACAGCAGATTCAAAATTTGTTAGAGGCAATGCAAAACGAAGAAAAGAAAGTTCAAGAAAAAATGGAAGCCAAAAAGGTTAAGGGCAAAAAAATTAAAAACGAGAAGGATTGGTAA
- a CDS encoding VWA domain-containing protein: MIQLDEKMYFYLLAIIPVMVLAFFFLQVWKKRTQRHFADYKLLRRLAPNRSSFKSALKLILLLLGLTFLIIGLVNPKIGTKLETVQREGVDIVFALDVSKSMLAEDIAPNRLEKSKRLISEIINQLASDRIGIIAYAGQAYPQLPITTDYGAAKMFLQSMNTNMLSSQGTAINAAIDLASTYYDDTEQTNRVLFIVSDGEDHSERTTIDAVENASNNGIRIFTIGVGKPKGSPIPIKRNGVVESLKKDNKGEVVITKLNESVLSEIASEGNGEYIDGSNTENAVEYIKEQLNQMDKKEFEAKQFAEYKDQFQWFLGLGFLFLFLDIFLLDRKTKWLKKLNLFNEHENA, translated from the coding sequence ATGATTCAACTTGACGAAAAAATGTATTTCTATCTGCTTGCCATTATCCCGGTAATGGTTTTGGCATTTTTCTTTCTTCAGGTTTGGAAAAAAAGAACCCAGCGTCATTTTGCAGATTATAAATTATTGAGAAGGTTAGCCCCAAATAGATCCAGCTTCAAATCTGCCTTAAAACTGATACTTCTTTTATTGGGATTGACTTTCCTAATAATTGGACTTGTCAACCCTAAGATTGGGACCAAACTTGAAACGGTCCAGCGTGAAGGCGTGGACATTGTTTTTGCCTTGGATGTTTCCAAAAGTATGTTGGCCGAAGATATTGCGCCAAACCGCTTGGAGAAGTCAAAAAGGTTGATTTCGGAAATAATAAATCAACTGGCCAGTGACCGGATTGGTATTATTGCCTATGCCGGGCAGGCCTACCCTCAATTACCTATTACCACAGATTACGGTGCGGCCAAAATGTTCTTGCAAAGTATGAATACCAATATGCTTTCATCCCAAGGAACTGCTATCAACGCCGCCATAGATTTGGCTAGTACCTATTATGATGATACCGAGCAGACCAATAGAGTACTTTTCATTGTTTCGGATGGAGAAGATCATTCTGAACGAACCACAATTGATGCCGTTGAAAACGCTTCAAACAATGGTATTCGCATTTTTACCATTGGTGTTGGAAAACCAAAAGGTTCACCAATTCCAATTAAAAGGAACGGTGTCGTTGAAAGCTTAAAAAAAGACAACAAAGGTGAAGTGGTAATCACTAAACTAAATGAATCTGTCCTGTCAGAAATAGCAAGTGAAGGCAATGGGGAGTATATTGATGGATCTAATACAGAAAATGCCGTTGAATATATTAAGGAACAATTGAACCAGATGGATAAGAAAGAATTTGAAGCCAAGCAATTTGCTGAGTACAAAGACCAGTTTCAATGGTTCTTGGGCTTGGGGTTTTTATTTTTATTTTTGGATATCTTCCTTCTGGACAGAAAAACAAAATGGTTGAAAAAACTTAATCTTTTTAATGAACATGAAAATGCATAA
- a CDS encoding VWA domain-containing protein: MFENIEFANPQFFWLLLLLPLALLWYFFKRKDELASLKISSIKGFSVSSLASKLKPVLFIIRLLALAAIITALARPQTEDISTRTKTTKGIDIVMAIDVSSSMLARDLKPDRLSALKEVAGDFIQQRPNDRIGLVGYAGESYTKTPITSDKSIVLRALKEITYGELEDGTAIGMGLATSVNRLKESKAISKVIILLTDGVNNSGFIEPNTAADLAVEFGIKTYTIGLGTNGNALSPVAYNRDGTFRFGMRQVEIDEKLLQEIAKATGGKYFRATDNEKLEEIYDEINKLEKTEIEEFKYYKYEEKFRPLIFLAGALLLLEWGLRNSIFKSFI, from the coding sequence ATGTTTGAAAATATAGAATTTGCAAATCCTCAGTTTTTTTGGTTGCTCCTTCTGCTTCCTCTGGCTTTGCTATGGTATTTTTTCAAACGAAAAGATGAGCTTGCATCTCTTAAGATTTCTAGTATAAAAGGATTTTCGGTTAGCAGTTTGGCTTCCAAATTAAAACCTGTTCTTTTTATCATAAGACTATTGGCTCTTGCCGCTATTATTACCGCTTTGGCAAGACCTCAAACGGAAGACATTTCCACCAGAACCAAAACCACAAAGGGTATAGATATTGTTATGGCAATAGATGTATCTTCAAGTATGTTGGCCCGTGACCTAAAACCAGATAGGCTTTCTGCACTTAAAGAAGTTGCTGGAGATTTTATTCAACAGCGACCTAACGATCGTATCGGACTAGTAGGTTATGCTGGAGAAAGTTATACCAAAACCCCAATAACGAGTGACAAGTCTATTGTCTTGAGAGCCCTTAAAGAGATTACCTATGGCGAGCTTGAAGATGGTACAGCAATTGGTATGGGGTTAGCAACATCTGTAAATAGATTAAAAGAAAGCAAAGCTATCAGCAAGGTCATTATTCTGTTGACCGATGGTGTAAACAACTCAGGTTTTATTGAACCTAATACTGCTGCCGATTTAGCCGTGGAATTTGGTATAAAAACATACACAATAGGTTTGGGAACCAATGGCAATGCACTGTCACCGGTTGCCTATAACCGAGATGGTACTTTCAGGTTTGGAATGCGTCAAGTAGAAATCGATGAAAAGTTACTACAAGAAATTGCCAAGGCCACGGGTGGAAAGTATTTCAGGGCTACCGATAATGAAAAGTTGGAGGAAATCTATGACGAAATCAATAAACTGGAAAAAACTGAAATTGAAGAGTTTAAGTACTATAAATATGAAGAAAAGTTTAGGCCATTGATATTTTTGGCAGGGGCTTTGCTGTTGTTGGAGTGGGGACTTCGCAACTCCATTTTTAAAAGTTTTATTTAA
- a CDS encoding BatD family protein — MKRENSRLNIQVWGHLGIRNLFFLIVLICSQLSFAQSRVSSEIDTTSIKIGEQIKYKITVETDSTDIVHFPEGQTFSPLESVEAIMMDTVKNKNKVTLQRIYALTQFDSGAYTIPPQRVAINEQPFFTDSFQIKVADVVVDTTKQKMFDIKPLIEVEKSNAKIWRMLLWIVLGLLVAGGLVYWFFLRKKPLTEEEKVALLPPYDRALLELKKLENSKYLIQDEYKKYYSELTDIVRSYLEEDVNVSALESTTGQLIAKLEMLKDAGELKLEDETLTQFQNILQTADLVKFAKSKPSTSIAERDRKLVEQIVVKTHDALPEPTEEELRQTEEYLEELAKKKQRKKIYWAAAIFAGVLLLGSAFSIAYYGFKEVKDTVFGYPTKELLEGEWVSSSYGYPPIEIETPDVLIRQEVELPPEAQELIQELQTFAYGSYVGIFSVATSSVTYKEQTEPDFEAAIGSTLGTFETLGVKNIITKQEEFTTKSGVQGLKTFGTGNFENPLNNKSKKAKYTILSFGGKGFMQQVIITWENGDDYAEQIVSRILSNLDVKTQT, encoded by the coding sequence ATGAAACGAGAAAATAGCAGGTTAAACATACAGGTTTGGGGCCATTTGGGAATTAGAAATCTTTTCTTTCTAATAGTCTTAATATGTTCGCAACTCTCGTTTGCCCAATCAAGAGTATCCTCTGAAATAGATACTACCTCCATCAAAATAGGAGAACAGATTAAATACAAAATTACTGTTGAAACCGATTCTACAGATATTGTTCATTTTCCTGAGGGACAGACATTTTCTCCTTTGGAAAGTGTTGAAGCAATAATGATGGACACGGTTAAAAATAAGAATAAAGTTACCCTTCAACGCATCTATGCACTCACCCAATTTGATAGTGGCGCATACACTATTCCGCCGCAAAGAGTGGCAATAAATGAACAACCTTTTTTCACCGATTCTTTTCAAATAAAAGTAGCTGATGTTGTCGTAGACACCACCAAACAAAAAATGTTTGATATAAAGCCTTTAATAGAGGTGGAAAAAAGCAATGCCAAAATTTGGAGAATGTTGCTTTGGATTGTTCTAGGATTATTGGTGGCAGGAGGTTTGGTCTATTGGTTCTTTCTTAGAAAAAAACCGCTCACGGAAGAAGAAAAGGTGGCATTGCTTCCTCCATATGACCGAGCACTATTGGAACTTAAGAAATTAGAAAACTCCAAATATCTAATTCAAGATGAATACAAAAAATACTATTCTGAGTTAACGGACATCGTACGCTCATATTTGGAAGAAGACGTTAACGTTTCTGCTTTGGAAAGCACAACAGGTCAATTAATTGCCAAGCTTGAAATGCTTAAAGACGCTGGAGAGTTAAAATTGGAAGACGAAACCTTAACTCAGTTTCAGAATATATTGCAAACTGCGGATTTAGTAAAATTTGCCAAATCTAAACCTTCCACCTCGATAGCGGAACGAGACAGAAAATTGGTAGAGCAAATAGTGGTCAAGACCCATGATGCCTTGCCAGAGCCCACTGAAGAAGAATTACGTCAAACCGAGGAATATCTAGAAGAGCTGGCCAAGAAAAAACAGCGTAAGAAAATCTATTGGGCAGCAGCTATTTTTGCAGGAGTCCTATTGTTGGGAAGTGCGTTTTCCATTGCTTACTATGGCTTCAAGGAAGTCAAGGACACTGTTTTTGGTTATCCAACAAAAGAATTATTAGAGGGCGAATGGGTGTCAAGTTCTTATGGGTATCCTCCTATTGAAATTGAAACACCTGATGTGCTCATTAGACAAGAGGTAGAATTGCCTCCAGAAGCTCAGGAGTTGATTCAAGAATTACAAACTTTCGCTTATGGAAGCTATGTGGGAATCTTCTCTGTAGCAACCAGTTCCGTTACCTATAAGGAACAAACAGAACCTGACTTTGAGGCAGCAATAGGGTCCACTTTAGGCACATTTGAAACTTTGGGCGTAAAAAATATTATTACCAAACAGGAAGAGTTTACCACAAAATCTGGTGTACAAGGCCTAAAGACATTTGGTACTGGAAATTTTGAAAACCCTCTCAACAATAAATCAAAAAAAGCAAAGTATACCATTCTTTCCTTTGGAGGAAAAGGGTTCATGCAACAAGTGATTATTACCTGGGAAAATGGCGATGATTACGCAGAACAGATAGTGAGTAGAATATTGAGCAACCTAGACGTAAAAACACAGACCTAA
- a CDS encoding DUF58 domain-containing protein, which yields MDTKELLKKVRKIEIKTRRLSDHIFGGEYHSTFKGRGMTFSEVRQYQFGDDVRSIDWNVTARYNEPYVKVFEEERELTMMLMVDVSGSELFGTTNQFKKEVITEISATLAFSALQNNDKVGLILFSDEVELYIPPKKGKGHVLRIIRELLEFKPKSSQTNIAEALKFLTNVMKKKAIVFVLSDFISDEYDNTLRIVGNKHDVTGIRIFDEREESIPNLGMVQMQDAETGTLQLVNTRSKKVRAAYGQFHKDKVNYFSDSFTKSGCGVIHCRVDQSYVKKLLGYFKRRG from the coding sequence ATGGATACAAAAGAATTACTTAAGAAAGTACGTAAAATTGAGATAAAGACAAGACGTCTTTCCGACCATATTTTTGGTGGGGAATACCATTCCACCTTTAAAGGAAGAGGTATGACTTTTAGCGAAGTTCGTCAATATCAATTTGGGGATGATGTTAGAAGTATTGACTGGAATGTTACCGCACGCTACAATGAGCCTTACGTAAAAGTTTTTGAGGAAGAGAGAGAGTTGACCATGATGTTGATGGTTGATGTTAGTGGTTCCGAGCTTTTTGGAACTACCAATCAATTTAAAAAAGAGGTGATTACGGAAATCTCCGCCACCCTAGCTTTTTCTGCCCTACAGAACAATGATAAAGTAGGGTTGATTTTATTTTCTGACGAAGTGGAATTATACATCCCTCCAAAAAAGGGAAAAGGTCATGTTTTGCGCATTATACGAGAGTTGTTGGAATTTAAGCCTAAAAGCAGTCAGACCAATATTGCGGAAGCGCTAAAGTTTCTCACCAATGTGATGAAGAAAAAAGCAATTGTTTTTGTATTGTCAGATTTTATCTCCGACGAATATGATAATACCTTGCGTATTGTTGGCAATAAGCATGATGTAACAGGTATTAGGATTTTTGATGAGCGTGAAGAATCCATTCCAAATTTAGGAATGGTACAAATGCAAGATGCGGAAACAGGAACACTGCAATTGGTAAACACAAGATCTAAAAAAGTGCGTGCAGCATATGGTCAATTCCATAAAGACAAGGTGAATTACTTTTCTGATTCTTTTACCAAATCTGGTTGTGGTGTAATACATTGCCGAGTAGATCAGAGCTACGTAAAAAAGTTGTTGGGCTATTTTAAACGTAGAGGATAA
- a CDS encoding MoxR family ATPase, giving the protein MEENTTIDISAVNEKIAKESAFIDLLTLEMNKAIVGQRHMVERLLIGLLGQGHILLEGVPGLAKTLAINTLAKAVKGDFSRIQFTPDLLPADVVGTLIYNMKENDFSIKKGPIFANFVLADEINRAPAKVQSALLEAMQERQVTIGDETFKLEAPFLVMATQNPVEQEGTYPLPEAQVDRFMLKTVIDYPKLNEEQLIMRQNLSDANEPIKPVVTLKQILSAQKAVREVYMDEKIEKYILDLVFATRYPEKYNLENLKPLISFGASPRGSINLANASKCYAFIKRRGYVVPEDVRAVVHDVLRHRIGITYEAEAENITSEEIINKIVNEVEVP; this is encoded by the coding sequence ATGGAAGAAAACACTACTATTGATATTAGTGCTGTGAATGAAAAAATTGCCAAGGAAAGTGCTTTTATTGACTTGCTTACGCTTGAGATGAACAAAGCGATTGTTGGTCAAAGGCATATGGTGGAAAGACTGTTAATCGGTCTTTTGGGTCAAGGCCATATTCTTTTGGAAGGTGTTCCGGGACTAGCAAAAACATTAGCTATTAATACTTTGGCAAAAGCCGTAAAAGGGGATTTTAGCAGAATCCAGTTTACACCAGATCTTTTGCCCGCAGATGTTGTAGGAACCTTAATCTACAATATGAAGGAAAATGATTTTTCAATTAAAAAGGGACCTATTTTTGCAAATTTTGTTTTGGCAGATGAGATTAACAGAGCTCCAGCAAAAGTACAATCTGCATTGCTTGAGGCCATGCAGGAGAGACAAGTAACCATAGGAGATGAGACTTTTAAATTGGAGGCTCCGTTTTTGGTAATGGCTACCCAAAACCCTGTTGAACAAGAAGGAACCTATCCTTTGCCGGAAGCACAGGTGGATCGTTTTATGTTGAAAACAGTTATAGACTATCCAAAACTTAATGAAGAACAACTCATCATGCGTCAAAATCTAAGTGACGCCAATGAGCCTATAAAACCAGTTGTCACCTTAAAGCAGATTTTAAGTGCCCAAAAAGCTGTTCGTGAGGTTTATATGGATGAAAAAATAGAAAAATATATATTGGATTTGGTATTCGCTACCAGATATCCCGAAAAGTACAACCTTGAAAATCTAAAACCCCTAATCAGTTTTGGTGCCTCCCCAAGGGGAAGTATCAATTTGGCGAACGCTTCCAAGTGCTATGCATTTATTAAAAGAAGAGGATACGTTGTTCCAGAAGATGTAAGAGCCGTCGTTCATGATGTGCTTAGGCATCGTATTGGAATAACCTATGAAGCTGAAGCTGAGAATATTACTTCCGAGGAAATCATAAACAAGATTGTCAACGAGGTAGAAGTACCCTAG
- a CDS encoding aldo/keto reductase family oxidoreductase: protein MQYTDYYSRIIAGAMTWGSWGKKLPKNEMIDLMLHCIENGLTTFDHADIYGDYGTESDFGKAYAESGIERSSIQLISKCGIQMTSGRDNRLGHYEYNKEYIIWSAEESLKKLNTEYLDLLLLHRPSPLMEPFEIAEAINHLLESGKIKQFGVSNFTPSQISMLEKAIPVLGNQVEFSLSHDAPIYDGTFDDCIANRRMAMAWSPLGSVYREDNEQTKRIKKTIAILAEKYKVEESQLLLAWILKHPAKVHPVIGTSNKDRIILSAKAMEINLELQDWFTLLASSQGHPVP from the coding sequence ATGCAATATACAGATTATTATTCCAGAATTATAGCAGGGGCTATGACCTGGGGAAGTTGGGGTAAAAAACTCCCCAAAAACGAGATGATTGATTTAATGCTCCATTGCATAGAAAATGGTCTTACAACTTTTGATCATGCTGATATTTATGGAGATTATGGCACTGAATCTGATTTTGGCAAAGCGTATGCTGAAAGCGGAATAGAGAGATCAAGCATTCAATTGATTTCCAAATGTGGAATTCAAATGACTTCCGGGAGAGACAATCGGTTGGGCCATTATGAATACAACAAAGAATATATTATTTGGTCTGCAGAAGAATCCCTTAAAAAGTTGAATACTGAGTATTTGGATTTGTTATTGTTGCACAGACCGAGTCCTCTAATGGAACCTTTTGAAATTGCGGAAGCGATTAATCACCTGTTGGAAAGCGGTAAAATAAAACAGTTTGGGGTATCTAATTTTACACCATCACAAATATCCATGCTTGAAAAGGCAATCCCTGTTTTGGGCAACCAAGTTGAATTTTCCTTGTCGCATGATGCCCCAATATATGATGGCACATTTGATGATTGCATAGCAAACAGAAGAATGGCTATGGCTTGGAGTCCGTTGGGAAGTGTTTATAGAGAGGACAATGAGCAAACAAAAAGAATAAAGAAAACAATTGCGATTCTTGCAGAGAAATATAAGGTAGAGGAGAGTCAGTTACTTTTGGCTTGGATTTTAAAACATCCGGCAAAGGTTCATCCTGTTATAGGAACAAGTAATAAAGATAGGATTATCTTATCGGCAAAAGCAATGGAAATAAATTTGGAGTTACAAGATTGGTTCACGCTTTTGGCTTCAAGTCAGGGGCATCCCGTACCTTAA
- a CDS encoding SDR family NAD(P)-dependent oxidoreductase has protein sequence MEKTQTVLVTGATSGIGKATAELLAKHGFNLILCGRRQERLDTLQEYLGRNTDVHTLNFDIRDKEAVFKAIETLPASFSQIDVLINNAGNAHGLDTIDEGSLDDWDAMLDINVKGLLYVSKAIVPQMVKRKSGHIVNIGSTAGKEVYPKGNVYCASKHAVDAINQGMRLDLNAYGIRVGAINPGLVETEFSNVRFKGDSDRAEKVYQGFQPLKPGDIADIIHFTITRPYHVNIADLVVMPTAQASSTIVKKEL, from the coding sequence ATGGAAAAGACACAAACAGTTTTAGTTACTGGAGCAACTAGCGGTATAGGCAAAGCAACTGCAGAGTTATTAGCTAAGCATGGGTTTAATTTAATTCTTTGCGGACGTAGACAAGAAAGGTTGGATACCCTTCAAGAATATTTAGGAAGAAATACAGATGTTCATACCCTTAACTTTGACATAAGGGATAAAGAGGCTGTGTTTAAAGCTATTGAGACTTTGCCAGCTTCATTTTCCCAAATAGATGTCTTAATCAATAATGCAGGGAATGCACATGGTCTAGATACCATTGATGAAGGAAGTTTGGACGATTGGGATGCCATGTTGGACATTAATGTAAAAGGCTTGTTATATGTTTCAAAAGCAATAGTGCCGCAAATGGTAAAGCGTAAATCTGGTCATATTGTAAATATAGGATCTACTGCGGGCAAAGAAGTATACCCCAAAGGGAACGTGTATTGCGCAAGCAAGCATGCCGTAGATGCTATCAATCAAGGAATGCGATTGGATTTAAATGCCTATGGTATTAGAGTAGGAGCCATAAATCCAGGGTTGGTTGAGACAGAATTTAGTAATGTGCGTTTTAAGGGAGACTCGGATAGAGCTGAAAAAGTATATCAAGGATTTCAACCTCTAAAGCCAGGAGATATTGCGGATATTATACATTTTACCATTACCCGCCCTTACCATGTCAACATTGCAGATTTAGTGGTTATGCCTACTGCGCAGGCCAGTAGTACCATTGTGAAGAAGGAGTTATGA